A portion of the Sphaerochaeta pleomorpha str. Grapes genome contains these proteins:
- the topA gene encoding type I DNA topoisomerase, producing MDDTKVLIIVESPTKAKTITKFLPKTCKVVASKGHIRDLPEDRMAIDVANGFACDYKTVEGKESLIRELKSSLKGVDKLLLATDEDREGESISWHLLEVLKPKIPYQRMVFHEITKGAIQKALESGRDLDLNLVQAQEGRRIVDRLYGYTLSPTLWKKLANKRLSAGRVQSVGLRLTVERERQRIAFTKSSYFDAKVDLLSSDGQQFEAKLFSYQEKSIAQSKDFDSVSGIYKGKASVLLLDKNQLHAIVQDLNGAPYEIVDIQRKPFLTRPNIPFTTSTLQQDAIKKLHFSASDTMRIAQKLYENGFITYMRTDSPALSSEGTQAARLLVKQLYGPDFLSPTERHFAAKTAGAQEAHEAIRPSGERFRVPGETGLSGRELALYELIWKRTLASQMADAKKATTSVSIQANDALFTATGTQIVFPGFLRAYVEGSDDPDAALEDKESLLPPLSVGEICPLVKLSEVEHQTKPPARYTEASLVQELEKRGIGRPSTYATIIKTLLDRKYVVKDGPALAPTFIGFGVCQYLEDYFAQFVDYDFTSTMESGLDQIASGQLDKESFLEKFYLGAEGLENQNTLQLAQDNKVTSKTIRLSQISEENPIMIGPYGPYVLGSEVEGKAQYLSLPLDWTPGNITDEDVKALIARGKVKAEPEILGTGKVAGLPVQLLNGRFGPYWQEGEGKDAKRASIPKWVMDAEKQHELEIANRYLSLPRLLGKDKDGNDIVAAKGKFGPFISCNGEFRNLRKTDHDAQLFSITLEEALALLAEEKPKAGAKGKGKGSSSSAVVRQIGEFEKEPVALAIGRYGYYLKVGKDNIALPPKYKHDDELAKAISLEDAAEIIRTKRAKDSEE from the coding sequence ATGGATGATACTAAGGTTCTCATCATCGTTGAATCACCGACCAAGGCGAAAACGATAACAAAATTTCTCCCCAAGACCTGCAAGGTCGTTGCAAGCAAGGGACATATCAGGGATCTCCCCGAAGACAGGATGGCTATTGATGTGGCCAATGGCTTCGCTTGCGATTACAAGACAGTCGAGGGTAAAGAATCCTTGATAAGGGAACTGAAGAGCAGCCTCAAAGGTGTCGATAAACTGTTGCTTGCAACTGATGAGGACCGTGAGGGTGAGAGCATTTCCTGGCATTTGCTTGAAGTACTCAAGCCAAAGATTCCCTATCAGCGGATGGTGTTCCATGAAATCACCAAGGGGGCAATCCAGAAAGCGCTTGAAAGTGGACGCGATCTGGATCTCAACCTTGTCCAGGCCCAGGAAGGAAGGCGAATTGTAGACCGTCTCTATGGATATACGCTTTCTCCCACTCTCTGGAAAAAACTTGCCAATAAAAGATTGTCGGCAGGCAGGGTGCAGTCAGTAGGTTTGCGTCTTACCGTTGAACGCGAACGACAGAGAATTGCCTTCACCAAAAGCTCCTATTTTGATGCAAAGGTCGATTTGCTTTCATCCGATGGGCAACAGTTTGAGGCGAAGCTTTTCTCCTATCAGGAAAAGTCCATAGCCCAGAGTAAGGACTTTGACTCAGTGTCGGGTATCTATAAGGGAAAGGCTTCTGTGCTTCTCCTTGACAAGAATCAGTTGCATGCAATTGTCCAAGACCTTAACGGGGCTCCGTATGAAATTGTCGATATCCAGAGAAAGCCCTTTTTGACGCGTCCGAATATTCCTTTTACCACGAGTACCCTGCAACAGGATGCTATCAAAAAATTGCATTTCAGCGCTTCCGATACCATGCGTATAGCCCAGAAACTGTATGAGAATGGGTTTATCACCTACATGCGTACCGACAGCCCTGCCTTGAGCAGCGAAGGGACCCAAGCTGCCCGTTTGCTGGTCAAGCAACTGTATGGCCCCGATTTCCTTTCTCCTACCGAGCGGCATTTTGCGGCAAAGACGGCAGGGGCGCAGGAAGCCCACGAAGCCATCCGTCCTTCCGGAGAGCGATTCAGGGTTCCTGGCGAGACTGGTCTGAGCGGACGGGAGCTTGCCTTGTATGAATTGATCTGGAAACGTACCCTGGCTTCCCAGATGGCCGATGCCAAGAAAGCAACTACCAGTGTTTCAATACAAGCAAACGATGCACTGTTCACCGCTACGGGTACGCAGATTGTATTCCCTGGATTTTTGCGAGCCTATGTCGAGGGAAGTGATGACCCTGATGCTGCCCTTGAAGACAAAGAATCCTTGCTCCCTCCGCTTTCCGTAGGTGAAATTTGCCCCTTGGTCAAGCTTTCTGAGGTTGAGCACCAGACAAAACCGCCTGCAAGATATACTGAGGCTTCCCTTGTACAGGAACTGGAGAAACGAGGTATCGGTAGACCCTCTACCTATGCTACAATTATCAAGACTTTGCTGGATAGGAAATATGTAGTCAAGGATGGCCCTGCGTTGGCCCCAACCTTTATCGGGTTTGGAGTCTGCCAGTATCTGGAAGACTATTTTGCCCAGTTTGTGGATTATGACTTTACTTCCACGATGGAAAGTGGTCTCGACCAGATTGCCTCGGGACAACTGGACAAGGAATCTTTTTTGGAAAAGTTCTATCTGGGAGCAGAGGGACTGGAAAACCAGAATACATTGCAGCTCGCGCAGGATAACAAGGTTACATCGAAAACCATCCGGTTGAGCCAGATTAGTGAGGAAAATCCTATCATGATAGGTCCTTACGGGCCGTATGTACTCGGGAGCGAGGTTGAAGGAAAGGCTCAGTACCTGTCACTTCCCCTTGATTGGACACCTGGCAACATTACCGATGAGGATGTGAAGGCCTTGATTGCACGGGGAAAAGTAAAGGCTGAACCTGAAATCCTGGGAACAGGGAAGGTTGCAGGACTTCCGGTACAATTGCTCAATGGCCGTTTTGGACCTTACTGGCAGGAAGGGGAAGGCAAAGATGCAAAAAGGGCAAGCATCCCCAAATGGGTGATGGATGCCGAAAAGCAGCATGAACTGGAGATTGCCAACCGTTACCTAAGCCTCCCGAGGCTTCTGGGTAAAGACAAGGATGGGAACGATATTGTTGCAGCCAAAGGTAAATTTGGACCATTTATCAGTTGCAACGGGGAATTCAGGAATTTACGAAAGACCGACCATGATGCGCAGCTGTTTTCCATAACCCTTGAAGAGGCTCTTGCATTGCTTGCAGAAGAGAAACCCAAAGCAGGGGCAAAAGGGAAAGGAAAGGGGAGTTCCTCTTCCGCTGTGGTCCGGCAGATTGGAGAATTTGAAAAAGAACCGGTAGCTTTGGCAATCGGACGTTACGGCTATTACCTAAAGGTGGGAAAAGACAATATTGCCCTTCCCCCGAAGTACAAGCATGATGATGAGCTTGCAAAGGCTATCAGCTTGGAAGATGCCGCAGAGATAATCCGCACCAAGCGTGCGAAGGATAGTGAAGAGTAA
- a CDS encoding SAM domain-containing protein, whose product MVYKHASSETSEVSEYFKTLSLCEYRPLLEKHNSNSLKTLIGITTTGLAGIGISSFEHQQKVLATLEHTIEKHYQQ is encoded by the coding sequence ATGGTATATAAACATGCTTCGTCTGAAACCTCAGAAGTTTCTGAGTACTTCAAGACTCTTAGCCTTTGCGAATATCGTCCTTTGCTGGAAAAACACAATAGCAACAGCTTGAAGACGCTCATAGGAATTACCACGACAGGTCTGGCTGGAATCGGAATATCATCTTTTGAACACCAACAAAAGGTTCTTGCAACTTTGGAGCATACAATCGAAAAGCATTACCAGCAATGA
- a CDS encoding TetR/AcrR family transcriptional regulator yields MKESFTSSQKYKQREASVLETALEVFAEYGFRKTCMEDISSRMGLAVGTLYRYAQDKKDLYGKAVAYGFSHWQRAAIAAAETSSDPIERFRLFCSKAFSYLKEEPRLRKILAGDPALFPLIDAKDPFESINSRSVAILQGLIQEGIDAKVFSVPDARIAARILFSIYQLSIEKAYVEESGDEQLLFEQSLDLVLNGLITRS; encoded by the coding sequence ATGAAAGAATCATTCACAAGTTCACAAAAATACAAGCAACGCGAAGCTTCTGTCTTGGAGACTGCCTTGGAGGTTTTCGCCGAATATGGGTTCAGGAAAACCTGTATGGAAGATATATCTAGCAGAATGGGGCTTGCAGTGGGTACATTATATAGATACGCCCAAGATAAAAAAGATTTATACGGCAAGGCAGTGGCCTATGGCTTTTCGCATTGGCAGAGAGCTGCCATAGCAGCGGCTGAGACTTCCTCAGACCCCATTGAGAGATTTCGTCTGTTTTGTAGCAAGGCTTTTTCCTATCTGAAAGAAGAGCCGCGTCTGAGGAAAATCCTTGCAGGGGATCCTGCATTGTTCCCTCTCATAGATGCCAAAGATCCCTTTGAATCCATTAACAGTCGTTCTGTGGCTATCCTGCAAGGTCTGATACAGGAAGGTATTGATGCTAAAGTCTTTTCGGTTCCCGATGCACGCATAGCCGCTCGTATCCTGTTTTCCATTTACCAGCTTTCCATAGAGAAAGCGTACGTCGAAGAGTCGGGGGATGAGCAGTTGCTTTTTGAGCAGAGCCTTGACTTGGTGCTTAACGGGTTGATTACCCGTTCTTGA
- a CDS encoding SCP2 sterol-binding domain-containing protein codes for MEEKLAYLSQQWRDQGFELLKSQLDPGKMNGVTTSMADIYEDCPDGGEEYLFLACEQGKVTRFETGKGPSPQAEFSIRGAYDTFASITRGELSSTRALMTGKLKLRGNMAKAVRLAPLADRVNKVLAGIPTIY; via the coding sequence ATGGAGGAAAAACTGGCATATCTTAGCCAGCAATGGCGAGATCAGGGTTTTGAGCTTTTGAAAAGTCAACTGGATCCGGGAAAAATGAATGGGGTAACCACATCGATGGCCGATATTTATGAGGATTGCCCGGATGGAGGGGAGGAATATCTCTTTTTGGCCTGCGAACAAGGTAAAGTAACCAGGTTCGAAACAGGCAAGGGACCTAGCCCCCAGGCAGAGTTTTCCATCAGGGGAGCTTATGATACCTTTGCTTCGATTACCAGGGGAGAGCTGAGTTCTACCCGGGCGTTGATGACAGGGAAACTGAAGCTCCGGGGGAATATGGCCAAGGCTGTTCGGCTTGCTCCGCTTGCTGACCGGGTAAACAAGGTACTTGCCGGAATTCCGACAATCTATTAG
- a CDS encoding M24 family metallopeptidase translates to MPRIIDSTSPYWIDNRSRVADIQRMMEKEGLDVYLGTRLRTLSFVLDAFCPWRSFLVIPAKGDPVLFTFLVDAARVADETWLPIDNVRAYAPMGGQDQISVVSQMITDELGLSKGRLGVEDGISTYTPEGNLTHYEWKALQAALNGWEFVNAHHIVDEISFIKDAGTIARFREASRIVDEGQKAAREALEHGGWKGMTETEIAGIAALAMRRAGSVSEWNFAGLNEISSGYRTGLGACTPPTNRVFQAGEPLMLDFHSMFMLALGDHSHNYLIGPSSPSLRKHADNFVDLVETVLANYKQGATPSSLSSIMMDRAEVLGCADYLLPGCEHGIGLFGDEWRIGHANAGPFPYWTDPDHEYKAGELLICAMQYAAPDQGVGFRYENPILIGTKGCETLSKFPLAIEEIV, encoded by the coding sequence ATGCCTAGGATTATTGACAGCACGAGTCCATATTGGATTGACAACCGCTCGCGGGTAGCTGATATCCAGAGAATGATGGAGAAAGAGGGCCTTGACGTGTATTTGGGGACCCGTCTGCGGACACTCAGTTTTGTATTGGATGCGTTTTGCCCCTGGAGAAGCTTCCTGGTAATTCCGGCGAAAGGCGACCCTGTACTCTTTACCTTCCTGGTCGATGCCGCGAGAGTTGCCGATGAGACTTGGTTGCCTATAGATAATGTGAGGGCCTACGCTCCCATGGGAGGCCAAGACCAGATTTCGGTTGTTTCTCAAATGATTACCGATGAATTGGGGCTCTCAAAGGGACGCCTTGGGGTTGAGGATGGCATTTCAACCTATACGCCTGAGGGAAATCTCACTCATTACGAATGGAAAGCCTTGCAAGCTGCCTTAAATGGCTGGGAATTTGTAAATGCCCATCACATCGTAGACGAAATCTCCTTTATCAAGGATGCTGGGACAATTGCCCGGTTCCGGGAAGCTTCCCGGATTGTCGATGAAGGACAAAAGGCTGCCAGGGAAGCTCTCGAACATGGTGGCTGGAAGGGAATGACCGAGACCGAGATTGCTGGTATTGCCGCATTGGCTATGCGGAGGGCTGGCTCCGTATCCGAGTGGAATTTTGCCGGTCTTAACGAAATTTCCTCAGGGTATAGGACTGGTCTCGGGGCTTGTACGCCCCCCACCAATCGGGTTTTTCAGGCTGGGGAACCCTTGATGCTTGATTTTCATTCAATGTTCATGCTGGCTTTGGGCGACCATTCCCACAATTACCTTATCGGACCTTCCAGCCCTTCGCTGAGAAAGCATGCTGATAATTTCGTTGACTTGGTCGAGACTGTCCTTGCAAATTATAAACAAGGGGCAACCCCATCATCTCTTTCTTCGATCATGATGGACCGTGCAGAAGTCTTGGGCTGTGCCGATTATCTGCTACCAGGGTGTGAGCATGGGATTGGGTTGTTTGGGGACGAATGGAGGATAGGCCATGCGAACGCTGGCCCCTTCCCCTACTGGACTGACCCAGATCACGAATACAAGGCTGGTGAATTGCTTATCTGTGCCATGCAGTATGCTGCGCCTGACCAAGGGGTGGGGTTCCGTTACGAAAATCCCATTCTGATCGGGACAAAAGGCTGTGAAACTTTATCGAAATTCCCTTTGGCAATCGAGGAAATAGTCTAA
- a CDS encoding Coenzyme F420 hydrogenase/dehydrogenase, beta subunit C-terminal domain, producing MAIQITEEKNCTGCTACQAVCPVSCIAMQEDAKGFLYPSVDYDLCIECGLCERTCPLLKPISQENKVLSVYAAKAKDKEILRKSSSGGMFIPLSDAMLKEGGVVYGAAFNPLMEVSHCRCTTFTERDRCVGSKYVQSNLVGVLDQVKKDLNEKRPVLFTGTPCQVAGLLSFLAQTNTDTSLLVCCDVFCFGVPSPKVWKDYLKQVEREKGEPVKEAFFRDKTYGWADFSLRLETEHTASVEKNNENAYMQLFLQRLINRPSCFDCHFSNLDRKGDLSIGDYWGIEHSMPDFFESNGVSVTLVNSQKGKAWMEKIKDTLSLRESNLNDCMQPVLSGPTAQPIGYESFWKQYARSGFGEERT from the coding sequence ATGGCCATACAAATTACAGAAGAAAAGAATTGTACCGGATGTACTGCCTGCCAGGCAGTTTGCCCTGTCAGCTGTATCGCAATGCAGGAGGACGCCAAAGGCTTTTTATATCCTTCGGTTGACTATGATTTGTGTATAGAATGCGGTTTGTGCGAGAGAACCTGCCCACTTCTAAAACCGATCTCCCAGGAAAACAAAGTACTCTCTGTGTACGCAGCAAAAGCAAAAGACAAGGAAATCCTTCGTAAAAGCTCCTCGGGAGGCATGTTCATACCCCTCTCCGATGCCATGCTCAAAGAAGGCGGCGTTGTCTATGGAGCTGCCTTCAACCCCTTGATGGAAGTCAGCCATTGCAGATGCACCACGTTTACCGAACGTGACCGCTGTGTCGGATCGAAATATGTCCAGAGCAACCTAGTAGGTGTTTTAGACCAGGTGAAGAAAGACTTGAACGAAAAAAGACCCGTACTGTTTACAGGCACCCCGTGCCAGGTAGCAGGTCTTCTGTCCTTCCTCGCACAAACCAATACCGATACCTCGCTTTTGGTATGTTGTGATGTATTCTGTTTCGGGGTTCCCAGCCCAAAAGTCTGGAAAGACTACCTCAAGCAGGTGGAAAGGGAAAAAGGGGAACCGGTCAAGGAGGCCTTTTTCAGGGACAAGACATATGGATGGGCAGATTTCTCCCTGCGCCTGGAAACCGAGCATACCGCAAGCGTAGAAAAAAACAATGAGAATGCGTATATGCAATTGTTCCTGCAAAGACTGATAAACAGGCCTTCCTGTTTTGATTGTCATTTCTCAAACCTAGACCGGAAGGGAGACCTTTCCATTGGCGACTATTGGGGAATTGAACATAGCATGCCTGATTTCTTCGAATCGAACGGTGTTTCGGTTACACTGGTAAACAGCCAGAAAGGAAAAGCCTGGATGGAAAAGATCAAAGATACGCTTTCTTTGAGAGAAAGCAACCTCAACGATTGCATGCAACCGGTTTTATCAGGGCCTACAGCACAGCCAATTGGATATGAATCTTTCTGGAAGCAGTATGCAAGATCAGGTTTTGGGGAAGAAAGAACCTGA
- a CDS encoding dihydrofolate reductase family protein: protein MKNSVYIAQSLDGYIATVDGKIDWLSEIPNPNGSDYGYNAFLSSIDAIVMGRHTYETVRDFESWPYEKPVFVLSRTLHSIPKRLKGKATISKATLPTLLSSMHRKGYRNLYIDGGKTIQSFLELDLIDEMTITTVPVLLGKGIPLFGSLNQMMRFKHERTQSFDNGLVMSTYRKSE, encoded by the coding sequence ATGAAAAATTCTGTCTATATCGCACAAAGCCTAGATGGTTATATTGCAACGGTGGACGGTAAGATCGATTGGTTGTCAGAGATTCCGAATCCCAATGGCAGTGATTACGGCTACAACGCGTTCCTCTCTTCCATCGATGCAATTGTCATGGGACGCCATACGTATGAAACGGTCAGAGACTTTGAAAGCTGGCCTTATGAGAAACCGGTATTCGTGTTGAGCAGGACCCTTCACTCAATTCCAAAACGACTCAAAGGGAAGGCAACGATAAGCAAGGCAACCCTTCCTACCCTTCTCTCCTCGATGCACAGAAAAGGATACCGCAACCTCTACATCGATGGAGGAAAGACTATTCAGAGTTTTCTGGAACTTGATCTCATCGACGAAATGACTATAACAACGGTACCTGTATTACTCGGAAAAGGGATTCCTCTTTTCGGTTCACTGAATCAGATGATGAGATTCAAGCATGAGCGGACACAATCCTTTGACAACGGATTGGTCATGAGTACCTACAGGAAATCTGAATAA
- a CDS encoding helix-turn-helix transcriptional regulator produces the protein MSESTKENNLGWTFLTNHAHVLLCLAQTPEMRMREIADKVGITERAVQHIIADLVHAGYIDRKKEGRCNVYSIHQGKKLRHSIEEHRTIANLIEFIKDYSENTSE, from the coding sequence ATGAGTGAAAGCACGAAGGAAAACAATCTCGGTTGGACCTTCCTTACCAACCATGCACATGTGTTGCTGTGCCTTGCCCAGACACCTGAAATGAGGATGCGTGAGATTGCAGACAAAGTAGGAATTACGGAACGTGCCGTACAACACATCATTGCCGATCTGGTACACGCCGGTTACATAGACCGGAAAAAAGAAGGTCGATGCAACGTATACAGTATCCATCAGGGTAAAAAACTGAGGCATAGCATTGAGGAACACAGGACCATAGCAAACTTGATTGAGTTCATCAAGGACTACAGCGAAAACACCTCTGAATAG
- a CDS encoding MFS transporter: protein MEVTNQRRILMLLASIAVQMILGGVYAWSSFTPSLTAHGISLSQSGFIFGTMIATFTLSAIPGSFVLRHRGARTTIAISALLYFLGNMVASSFSGSFFLLLFGMGILVGCSIGFGYVSVLGLAMHLFPHKRGTVAGLLMAAFGGGSILLSNLARHLMENQNLNVLQIFRFLGITYGIILFICSLPMERNNHRVGEKQQVGHQLASKEFISLVLGLFAGTFAGLLIIGNLYPIATEMEGNLINPAIHISLFSIGNVLGRLVWGIFQDKYGSRNSILASLLFLALAITPLVFSTHPFVVLVVALLSGLGFGACFVVYASATLQYFGIESFSRLYPLCFLAYGLSGLIGPGTGSMLATLAGSYSYAILLSLGILFLSIITIWKQLPRQ, encoded by the coding sequence ATGGAAGTTACGAACCAGAGAAGAATACTCATGCTACTTGCAAGCATCGCTGTGCAGATGATACTCGGAGGCGTCTATGCCTGGAGTTCCTTCACCCCGAGCCTCACCGCCCACGGAATCTCACTCAGCCAGAGCGGTTTCATTTTCGGTACTATGATCGCCACCTTCACCCTCTCTGCCATACCTGGTTCCTTTGTATTGAGACACAGAGGAGCAAGAACAACAATAGCTATCAGTGCACTCCTCTATTTCTTGGGAAATATGGTCGCTTCCAGCTTTTCGGGAAGTTTTTTCCTCCTGCTTTTTGGCATGGGCATTTTGGTAGGCTGCTCAATAGGGTTTGGCTATGTCTCGGTTCTGGGATTAGCAATGCACCTCTTCCCTCACAAAAGGGGAACAGTGGCAGGGTTGCTCATGGCAGCCTTTGGAGGGGGATCCATCCTATTGAGCAACCTGGCAAGGCACCTGATGGAAAACCAAAACCTCAATGTCCTACAGATATTTCGCTTCCTCGGTATCACCTACGGCATCATATTGTTCATATGCTCTCTGCCGATGGAAAGAAACAACCACCGGGTAGGGGAAAAACAGCAAGTAGGGCATCAACTGGCATCCAAAGAATTCATCTCCCTGGTTTTAGGCCTTTTTGCCGGGACTTTTGCAGGCCTGCTCATCATAGGGAACCTCTATCCCATCGCAACAGAAATGGAGGGAAACCTCATAAACCCTGCGATTCATATCAGTCTTTTCTCAATTGGAAACGTACTGGGACGCCTCGTATGGGGAATATTTCAAGACAAGTATGGCTCAAGGAACTCAATTTTGGCATCCCTGCTCTTTCTCGCCTTGGCAATAACACCCCTTGTCTTTTCCACCCATCCCTTTGTAGTCCTTGTTGTAGCCCTGCTCTCCGGACTAGGTTTCGGGGCCTGTTTTGTCGTGTATGCCTCTGCAACCCTGCAATATTTCGGAATAGAATCATTTTCACGGTTGTATCCCCTATGCTTTCTCGCTTATGGTTTATCTGGACTTATTGGGCCGGGAACAGGAAGTATGCTTGCAACTCTTGCAGGATCATATAGCTATGCAATACTCTTGAGCCTGGGAATCCTTTTCCTCTCGATAATTACCATCTGGAAACAACTTCCCCGACAATGA
- the mscL gene encoding large-conductance mechanosensitive channel protein MscL, producing the protein MAKKSGFLNEFKQFISRGNVMDLAVGIIIGTAFTAIVNSLVKDIIMPFVGLILGGVSFTDLKVVITAATADTAEVALTYGNFIQRIIDFLIIALVVFMIVKMINKLREKGEAQKKAEEAAKPAPKPVVPADVVLLTEIRDLLKKQK; encoded by the coding sequence ATGGCAAAGAAAAGCGGATTTTTGAATGAGTTCAAGCAATTCATTTCGCGTGGAAACGTCATGGATCTGGCTGTCGGGATAATCATTGGAACAGCCTTCACCGCAATTGTCAATTCACTGGTAAAGGACATAATAATGCCGTTCGTAGGCCTGATTCTTGGGGGAGTCAGTTTCACGGACCTGAAAGTTGTCATTACTGCAGCTACCGCAGATACTGCCGAGGTAGCTCTGACATATGGTAACTTCATCCAGAGAATCATAGACTTTTTGATCATTGCTTTAGTTGTCTTCATGATTGTCAAAATGATAAACAAGCTTCGTGAAAAGGGCGAAGCCCAGAAAAAAGCCGAGGAAGCTGCAAAACCTGCACCAAAACCGGTGGTTCCTGCAGACGTTGTATTGCTTACGGAAATTCGAGATCTTCTGAAAAAGCAGAAGTAG
- a CDS encoding ABC transporter substrate-binding protein has product MKKRLFVVLALVALFALVAAPVFAQGGAEKSVAGPKIGFMGPMTGDYANYGVLCNNSVKLAVDQFNAKGGIAGKLPVTLITEDTEGSVEKGLSSIEKLSSSDKIVALVGPVFTGVSFAVGERVQNEGIVMITPSATHADITSIGDYVFRTVVSDGLQGEVAGRYFFEKLGYKTIGVLYAKNDYSQGLYEGMTASFEAAGGKVTIAEACQVGDKDFKTQLTKIKTANPDAIYIPDYTAEMAQILEQARQLGISTPFVSCDGFSNPEIYNLAGEFTDGVVYVGPAKVAESKAYATFVADYTAKYGIGPDSFATNAFDGTNLVLAALEKVYKETGKFDRKAVRDAIAATKDYQGVTGTVNFAENGDLVAYQGLYKVNKTTPEYLGTYTVVDGKLVEVK; this is encoded by the coding sequence ATGAAGAAACGCCTGTTTGTAGTTTTGGCTCTGGTTGCTTTGTTCGCATTAGTAGCCGCACCGGTGTTTGCCCAAGGTGGCGCTGAGAAATCAGTTGCCGGCCCTAAAATCGGTTTCATGGGACCTATGACTGGTGACTACGCCAACTATGGTGTCCTTTGCAATAACTCAGTAAAACTTGCCGTTGATCAATTCAATGCCAAGGGTGGTATTGCAGGAAAGCTTCCTGTAACCCTTATCACCGAAGATACCGAAGGTAGCGTTGAGAAAGGTCTCTCCTCAATCGAGAAGCTTTCTTCCTCAGACAAAATCGTTGCCCTCGTTGGTCCTGTCTTCACCGGCGTTTCGTTCGCAGTTGGCGAGCGCGTCCAGAATGAAGGCATTGTCATGATCACCCCATCTGCCACCCACGCAGATATCACCAGCATTGGTGACTATGTATTCCGTACCGTCGTTTCCGATGGTCTCCAAGGTGAGGTAGCCGGTCGCTATTTCTTCGAGAAACTTGGTTACAAAACCATTGGTGTTCTCTATGCAAAGAACGATTACAGCCAGGGTTTGTATGAAGGCATGACTGCAAGCTTCGAAGCTGCTGGCGGAAAAGTCACCATTGCAGAAGCCTGCCAGGTTGGCGACAAAGATTTCAAAACCCAGTTGACCAAGATCAAGACCGCCAATCCCGATGCAATCTACATTCCTGATTATACTGCAGAGATGGCACAGATTCTTGAGCAGGCACGCCAGCTTGGAATCTCCACTCCGTTCGTATCCTGTGATGGTTTCTCAAACCCTGAAATCTACAATCTCGCTGGTGAATTCACTGACGGTGTTGTATACGTCGGTCCTGCCAAAGTTGCAGAGAGTAAAGCCTATGCAACCTTCGTTGCTGACTACACTGCAAAATACGGCATCGGTCCTGACTCCTTCGCCACCAACGCCTTCGACGGAACCAACCTGGTTCTTGCCGCTTTGGAGAAGGTTTACAAGGAAACCGGAAAGTTCGACCGCAAGGCAGTACGTGATGCAATTGCAGCTACCAAAGACTATCAAGGCGTAACCGGAACGGTAAACTTTGCTGAGAATGGTGACTTGGTTGCTTACCAGGGCCTTTACAAAGTCAACAAGACCACCCCTGAATACCTCGGGACGTATACTGTTGTCGATGGAAAGCTCGTAGAAGTCAAATAA